A stretch of DNA from Aciduliprofundum sp. MAR08-339:
ACACAATCGCATGTTTGTTGTCTGGGATGATTATCCCCGAGGTGTGATAAGATTCTCCATATTCGATGAAAACGGGAATCCTATCGGGCAGGTTATGAACATAAGTTCCAGTGCCTCATTCTACCCATCAATATCGGTTAATGATAAAACCATCGGTATTGTATGGCAGAAGAAGGTTGGAAATGAAACATTTCTGTATTTCAGAAGTGCGGAGTTTCCGGATCTCAAGGTAAACAGTTTGAGTCTTAATGCACAGGGTGCAAATATAACAATTGAATCTCAACTCTCTTCAACAGTGCCTCTCAGAACAGAGTGCGGAATTTATCTTGATGGGAAGCTGGTCATTAATTCAACAGTATATGTAAGTGAAAGTACCATGATAAGGGAAACCTTAAAAGCCACTCCGGGATGGCATCAGGTCGAGGTTTACATAGACCCATTCAATAGGATAATTGAAAGCAATGAAAGCAACAATTTCATGGTTGGGAGAGTTTATGTAAAGCACTACTCTTTTAATTTGACAGTAAATCCCGTTTATGAGGCTCCTGCTGGAAGGTGGATAAATTTAAGTGCACTCGTCGAAAATACTGGAAACTGGCAGGATAATTACACGCTCAGATTGAGGTACAACCGCACACTTTTCAGGGTATCTCCCTCAATGCTTGTTTTGCATCTTGAAAGCGGGGAGAGCGAAATTGTGAATTTCACACTTTACACATTCAGGACGACAATAGTTGGAAATTATACCCTTAATTTAAGTGCCACATCCCTCACCACAGGGTGCGTTGAATACAGAAACGTGACGGTAAAGGTACTTCCCTACGTGAATTTCAAACTTGAGTATGTGCCCGTTTACTATGTTGTCCCGGGAAACAAAATTTCAATGGATTTTATAATTCAGAATACTGGCAACTGCAATGATACGTACATTATTCGGGTGGATGAGAGTAAGAACTGGCCAATGGTTTATGGTAATATGCAGGTTAATGTGAGTTATCGCTCTTCAGGGCATCTCAATTTGACTCTTCTTGTACCCAATGGAACCTATGGCTACACAAGGAACTTTGTGAATCTAACTGTAAAATCATCCAAATTGAACATAAGTATGAACGCCTCGGTGCTTGTGGTTGTTAAGCCTGTGCACAAGGCATCCGCCTACGTTGTTAGTATGGTGAGAAATGGAACCTATTACTACAGCATAAGGATAAAGGTTGTCAATACGGGCAATATGAAGGATTTATTCAACATAGTGCTTGGAGGCCAGGCATCCAAGAGAGCGTATGCATCACCCTCATCTCTGCTTCTGGCCCCTATGGAGAGTGCCATTGTTACAGTCAATTCCTATCTGCCCCCATATATGCCTGCGGGAAGCTATAAACTACTGGTACAGGTTTACTATCAAAACAGGTCCCTCGCGTCTGTGCCCATTCTCCTCACAGTTGAAGGGAACCATCAGTTTATAGTGAAGGTTCAGAAACTCTCAGAAGGTAAGAAAGTTGTCCTCTTTGCTACGGTTAGAAACGTTGGAAACACTCCGGAACTTGTGGAGATATTACCTCAACTGATGAAGAAAATAAATGCAACATGGGTGCTTGAGTACAAGGGTAAGAATTATACCAACATCACCACGGTCTACGTACCCCAAAATGCCACGGTGAATGTTACAATAACCCTGCATACGAAACTTCCAAATGGTATTTACAGGGTTGAGATCATATTCAGGTCTGCTTCCCATATAACCAAGAACGTCACCGTTGAATTCAGGGTTGGGGAGAAAAGTATCTGGGAAAAGATGAGTGATTTCATTATGGAGTACCTCACATACATAGTAATCGCAGTTGTGGTCATCGTGGGCATTGTGGTTTATATGATCAAGTTCCGTGAATGATCCTCCTATGATTTTCTTGGGTGAGAATTAAAAATTTTAATCATTTTTATAGAATTACAACTAAATATTTTTAAACCCCTTGAGGCATGTTTTCCCTGGAGCCTAAAAAAGGGCTCCACCGAAGAATAAGAGACCCGAGGTGATGGAGAATGAAGAAGGTATGGAATAAGAAAGAAAAAGGAGAAATGGGCATCGGCACCCTGATAATCTTCATAGCGATGATTATCGTGGCTGCCGTTGCCGCAACCGTACTCATACAGACAGCGTACCAGCTGCAGCAGCAGGCAGAGGAGACGGGCAACATAGCCATTCAGGATGTTGCCACAGGATTCAAGATAATACACATGGGCGGACAGGTTAATCTGAACTCAAACCCACCAAAGCTGAGTACTATTGAGATAAAGGTAGGCCTACTGGCAGGTAGTCCAGCGATAGACATGAAGAACGTGCTGATTGAAATAACCGATGGAAGCACGGATGTGACCTTGAATTACACGGCAAGAGATGTTCTTGTTGCCAATGCTACCTATGCTGCAACAGAATTCACAGCCAAAGTTCTCAGGGATATGCCTCCAACAAACTGGGCAACCCAGCACGTGATGACCCAGGGTGACATAGTGAAGATAATAATCAATGCCACGGCAGTTGGATTGAATTTGACCCCGCAGTCGCAGGTTACCCTGCAAATAATACCCAAGCATGGTGTGCCCACGTATGCCGCATTCATGGTTCCTGCAACACTGACCACAAAGTACGTTGACCTCTACTGATCTTCTTTATTTCTTTGTACCAGTGAACCAGGGTACTAGGAAACCTTGATGATCTAGGAGGTGATGAAGATGGCAGTGTTTGGAAAAAAGAAGAAAAAGGAGAAAAAGGCAAAGAACACCAAGAAGGCGAAGAAGACAGAGGAGGCAGAGGTTCCAGAGGTTCCGGAGTTACCGGAGGTAACCATAAATGAGGGAGAGCTGGAGAATGTGCTTGGAAATGTGCTTCAGGGATCCAATCTGGATGAGATAACCACCAAACTTGACGACATCGCTCGAAAGATGGACGAGTTCCAGGCTAAATTGGAGCGCCACGATTCAATAATCGGCTCTCTGGAGAATGAAATCAGTGAGATAAGAAAGGTGAACGAAGAGGTTCAGGATAACATCAAGCGCCTACTTGACATATACGAGGTTGTGTCCCAGAGAATCAATCCCTTCATAGACATGAGCGAGAAAAGGGAGATGCCAATAACACCCGATGCGGTGATACCCCCAGAGGAGCCCAGTGCTGTTCCACCGCCGGTGTTTGAGGAGTTCCCAAAGTCCATGCCAAAGGAAGAGATCCCAAGCGAGCCTATAATCCACGAAGAGGAACGTAGAGAACCCAGACATCCTGAGACAAAAGAAAAAGCAATGAGGACTGAAGAAGGGCCAATACTAAAGCACATAAAGAAGGATTACTACACCATCGTACTGCTCATGCGCTGGATAGAGTTCCTATTTGAACGTGTGAAGAGGGACAGAATCACACTGTTGCTGGACTACTACGTTGATATTGGCTGGATCAGCAAGGAAGTGAAATCTGAAATAATGGCATACGCAAGGGGTGAGGTGCAGGATGTCACCAAGTACTTCCCCGAAGAGGAACTCGAGGCGGAGATAGAGACTCCTGCAGGAACCATAAGGGCTCCCAAGCCCAGAATATATAAGAAAGTGGAAGATTGGAGATTGAGCGCAGAGGATCATCTGAAATCGCTGCTCTTCATAATGAAGATTGCAGGTGTAGAGGTGAACAAGGATCGGCTGAATTCCCTGGAACAGGAGATTGAAAAGTTCAAGAAATCCCTGTGGGAGTACCACGGGGTTTAATACTTTATCCTTTTTTTAGGGTTCAAAGCCGTACATTTCCATAAGCCTCTTGAATTTGCGCCATTCCTTGAGAAAATCTCTCCCGTTCTTCGTGATGCTGTATATGTTTTTCCCATTTCCATTTGTTTTTATGGATATCAAATCTTTCTTGAGTAGATTCTCCTCTATCTCCTTGAATGTGGAATAAGAAACGTTGGCCCTTCTGAGAATTACCGAGACTGTGCAGTGTTCCTCCTCAGATATTATTGAGAGAACGTCGAATACGACCCTGCTCTTAGATCTCTTCCTTTTCATAGGCTACCCTCAGTCCGGGGATGATGAACAGCAGAGTGCCTGCAACGAAAAATGCAATGAACCATATGCTAAGGTAGGTGTGATTGAACACTATTCCAAGAATCTGAATTATCACTCCCGCTTCAAAAAGGGCGGTGGATGAGAGCACAAGGGGAGAGGTTTTTTTCCTGTGTTTTATATCTTTAACGAGTTCAAAGAGA
This window harbors:
- a CDS encoding winged helix-turn-helix domain-containing protein codes for the protein MKRKRSKSRVVFDVLSIISEEEHCTVSVILRRANVSYSTFKEIEENLLKKDLISIKTNGNGKNIYSITKNGRDFLKEWRKFKRLMEMYGFEP
- a CDS encoding archaellin/type IV pilin N-terminal domain-containing protein — translated: MKKVWNKKEKGEMGIGTLIIFIAMIIVAAVAATVLIQTAYQLQQQAEETGNIAIQDVATGFKIIHMGGQVNLNSNPPKLSTIEIKVGLLAGSPAIDMKNVLIEITDGSTDVTLNYTARDVLVANATYAATEFTAKVLRDMPPTNWATQHVMTQGDIVKIIINATAVGLNLTPQSQVTLQIIPKHGVPTYAAFMVPATLTTKYVDLY
- a CDS encoding FlaD/FlaE family flagellar protein, producing MAVFGKKKKKEKKAKNTKKAKKTEEAEVPEVPELPEVTINEGELENVLGNVLQGSNLDEITTKLDDIARKMDEFQAKLERHDSIIGSLENEISEIRKVNEEVQDNIKRLLDIYEVVSQRINPFIDMSEKREMPITPDAVIPPEEPSAVPPPVFEEFPKSMPKEEIPSEPIIHEEERREPRHPETKEKAMRTEEGPILKHIKKDYYTIVLLMRWIEFLFERVKRDRITLLLDYYVDIGWISKEVKSEIMAYARGEVQDVTKYFPEEELEAEIETPAGTIRAPKPRIYKKVEDWRLSAEDHLKSLLFIMKIAGVEVNKDRLNSLEQEIEKFKKSLWEYHGV